Genomic window (Kangiella profundi):
GATCCTAGCGAATCAATAATCGATAAATATTACAACTATTCACTGGTATTTGGGTTATTAATCGGACTACTTAGCTTTTACTTACTAGCGTATTTGATCAGCAGAGATTGGCTAAACCGCTTTATTACCAATAAACATAGAAAAAGACAAATAGACAATCACCCCCTCAAACCTTGGTTTTGGCGAAAAGAATGGATAAAAAAAACTATCTCACCTAATAACTCCATGGATTTAAAATTTGTCTTTTCAATAACCCTTCTGATAACTCTATTTACTGTTTCCCTCTTATTACTTCTAAAAGACAAAGATTCCAATTTAATGCTAGTTACTTTAAGTATAATTTTTTCGTCAGCTGGCATCATCGCGTTAATTTATCTATTGTTTAGAAGAATGAAGTATGGGTATTCAGAGCTGGAATTAACTCCACACCCGTTTTTCACTGGCCAAACGAATCAGGGGCAACTCTTGGTCAAGAGAGGTAATCTAAAAGAACATGACATTATTGTCACTTTGGAGTGTCGTTTAGTCTCTATCGATTATTCGGGGATGAAGCCAATGCCTAAGATTAAAGTTTTGTGGTCTGATAAAACTTATGCCAATATTGAGTCAGTTAATCACAAAGCATTTCTTCTTGAATTTAGTTTCACTATCCCTGCTGCACTACCTGATTCTGGTAATAACTTATCAGATGAATGCCACCAATGGGTATTAGAGGTCAAAGCAGATACACTTGGGATAGATTTATATAAACGATATGAAATTCCTGTGTTTAATTATTCTCATAGGAAGACATTTCTGAAGTTTAATCATGCTTTACAAGAATAAAAACAAAAAAGCCCGCCTAATGCGGGCTTTGTAATATCACTCAAAATTACAATATTTCTTCCTGCGCTTCTTGTTCTAACTTTGCTCGAGCAGCCGCCTCTTTCTTCCGCATTAATTTCTTTTGATATTTTGACTGCACAATATCGCTGAGAACCATTACTGCGATAACGAAGTAGAAAGTTGCTTTATTCATAGGCTCAATTGGGTAGCCGAATAATAATAGATGAGATTTGTGACCGCCGTCTGCCAGCAACATAATACCGACCACAAGCAGAATAAATAGGCCTAACACTTCGAACATACGATTCTTTTGCAGGAATTGTGAAACCGTATCCGCTAGCCAGATCATCAACACACCACTGAAGACAATAGCAATTGCCATCACCCAGAAGTTATCCGTTAATGCCATGGCACTTAAAATCGAATCGAAAGAGAACACCAAGTTCATCAGTACAATTAATGCAATAACTTTTGCTGCGGACTGTGGCTTACGCTCATGAGCTTCACCAATTTCCAGCGCCATCATGTGCCAGATTTCTTTGACTGCGGTGTACATGATAAAAATACCACCCAATAACACAATGATGCTTTCAAAGGTGAAGGTTGCTTCAATAAACCCAGTCCATGGAATGGTAAACAATTCGCCTTGAACATACTTAATTAGTTCAATGAGAACAAACAGCAGAACGATCCTAAGCGCAACTGCCAGTCCAATCCCTAAACGACGAACCTGTTTTTGTTTTTCCAGTGGAGCACGCTTGGATTCCAGTGAGATATAAAGCAGGTTGTCGAAGCCAAGCACTGCCTGTAAAACAATTAACATTCCCAGCGTGAGTAAATTTTCTATTGTAAATAAGTCCATAATTAGCCCTTTAATTTATTTATTAATTTTTTCTGAAATTTCTGCCTTGAGAATCTGATCATTCTGCTCAAGTGACATCACAATGTCCATCCCCGCCACTACTTCACCAAACACGGTGTAGTTACTGTCAAGATGTAGATTTGGAGCTAGATTAAAAAAGAACTGCGCACCACCCGTGTCTTTACCAGCGGTTGCCATACCAATAGTTCCTTTGCGATGCGACCGCTGGTTAAGCTCTTCACGAATACTGTAACCAACGCTGCCTGAGCCATCACCATATTTGCTGCCTCCTTGCGCTACAAAATTTGGAATGACACGGTGGAAGTAGGTGTTGTCATAAAAGCCTGATTCAACTAAGCGAATAAAGTTGGTTGATGTATATGGTGTGTCAGTAAATAACTTGATGACAATATCACCTTTGGTGGTAACGATTTTTACCCTTGATGGCCCCTCGCTTAATGAGGAAGGTAGTTCGGTAGGCGTTGCTATCGGTTCGTTTTTTGGTTCCTGATAAGTATTCAAAGCTCGCTGTGCACCGATGCGAATAATCTCTTTATCACTCTCTGCAAGTTGCTTTAAAACCGGTGGCATATTCAGTTCCGAAAAATACTGAATCACTGCCCGCTGATGATTCGGGTCATCTGATTCCAACCATGCTTTCACGAGTTTCTGTACATCAGGTTGGGTTTTATCGTTTGTTGCGAGGAAGGCTTCAGACTGCACCCAGGTGTTGTCACTCTCGCGCAAAGTTTTCAAAGTCTGAGGTGTCATCCAGCGGCGACCAGATTGTAGTACCGTTACCTGCAATGCTGGATTATCTGCTAACGCTAATTCATTCAGCGCCTGAATCTGTTCGGTGCTTGTCAGTGTTCTAATTCCGAGCGCCTGAGCCACAGCAATTTGTATCGCTAAATTGTCACTGCGGACCTTTTCCCAAAGAAACGGTGTAATCTCTTTTTGTCCAAGCCGTGACAAAGCCCGAATTACAAAGGCCTGAGTTGCACTGTTCAATGAGGCATTCTTTTCTCTCAATAAGGCAATAACATCTGGAACCTGCGGGTCTCTTAGTAAAGGAACTCTCGCTAACAAAAAGCTCGCCATTAATGCAGTGTCTTCCTCATCTAATCGCTCAATCACCCG
Coding sequences:
- a CDS encoding DUF3592 domain-containing protein, translating into MYRKTNTKSSLLIAGIIIFIINTVILVGFTKSFYKSWQSLSWIESSALITQLGQPETSPWEQNKHPKYIVTYQYNYDGEVYSNDTISYFSNYKSQSGKWDTVRKELEEANQNNTPITVFINPNDPSESIIDKYYNYSLVFGLLIGLLSFYLLAYLISRDWLNRFITNKHRKRQIDNHPLKPWFWRKEWIKKTISPNNSMDLKFVFSITLLITLFTVSLLLLLKDKDSNLMLVTLSIIFSSAGIIALIYLLFRRMKYGYSELELTPHPFFTGQTNQGQLLVKRGNLKEHDIIVTLECRLVSIDYSGMKPMPKIKVLWSDKTYANIESVNHKAFLLEFSFTIPAALPDSGNNLSDECHQWVLEVKADTLGIDLYKRYEIPVFNYSHRKTFLKFNHALQE
- a CDS encoding peptidylprolyl isomerase encodes the protein MTPKSPPCVESAVLYRLADMRQINESAFNKALACDNLETVELALINLGRIGGEQASELILPSLDHSQDSVRETAAFALGIGLHKPATANLIERLGQEKNNKVRVAMVLAIGNLGGEQSVPTLARLIEETDEPEVANAAMQGLGIMSVFHRHLLTGDTEIEVARVIERLDEEDTALMASFLLARVPLLRDPQVPDVIALLREKNASLNSATQAFVIRALSRLGQKEITPFLWEKVRSDNLAIQIAVAQALGIRTLTSTEQIQALNELALADNPALQVTVLQSGRRWMTPQTLKTLRESDNTWVQSEAFLATNDKTQPDVQKLVKAWLESDDPNHQRAVIQYFSELNMPPVLKQLAESDKEIIRIGAQRALNTYQEPKNEPIATPTELPSSLSEGPSRVKIVTTKGDIVIKLFTDTPYTSTNFIRLVESGFYDNTYFHRVIPNFVAQGGSKYGDGSGSVGYSIREELNQRSHRKGTIGMATAGKDTGGAQFFFNLAPNLHLDSNYTVFGEVVAGMDIVMSLEQNDQILKAEISEKINK
- a CDS encoding TerC family protein, with the translated sequence MDLFTIENLLTLGMLIVLQAVLGFDNLLYISLESKRAPLEKQKQVRRLGIGLAVALRIVLLFVLIELIKYVQGELFTIPWTGFIEATFTFESIIVLLGGIFIMYTAVKEIWHMMALEIGEAHERKPQSAAKVIALIVLMNLVFSFDSILSAMALTDNFWVMAIAIVFSGVLMIWLADTVSQFLQKNRMFEVLGLFILLVVGIMLLADGGHKSHLLLFGYPIEPMNKATFYFVIAVMVLSDIVQSKYQKKLMRKKEAAARAKLEQEAQEEIL